In a single window of the bacterium genome:
- a CDS encoding cytochrome c biogenesis protein ResB yields MTRFFQFPLIRALTSLKLSIALLVIFAVAIGKATFLESSYGAVGARDLVYGTRWFELVLALLCLNLLLVLFKNLPYRPRQTGFVMVHVAMIWILISAGITRYFGHEGVMPIREGSSTDFVWSRETHLQLVSGDETASFPVQLYAPGKQSIAHSVKLGGQKYRLSVLEYWPHYSLTYQPADSGPAALQMTTVGEQGPEALMLVAGKPQRVAGTTLQLVEGDPGTGGAGLVFARAADGSVSALPSQPMQRMDMASGEIEADLPAGAPFPVEELVLYRVADGGFQFVLQQNHPHIELKPAPSEDEHDPAAARIAVTGPQGAATETVVYKDDGRGEEIDLGGRPARVVLGSIKLPLPYSLHLDDFLLVNYPGSRNPASYESHVRLIDQEKGISGRPVRIYMNHPLTHRGRKHFQSSYDTDEKGTVLSVNYDPGKWPTYLGYILISLGFVLIFARDLIWPVKTEADDTRRTR; encoded by the coding sequence GTGACCCGCTTCTTCCAGTTCCCGCTCATCCGCGCGCTGACCTCGCTCAAGCTGAGCATCGCGCTGCTGGTGATCTTCGCCGTCGCCATCGGCAAGGCGACGTTCCTGGAGTCCAGCTACGGGGCCGTCGGCGCCCGTGATCTCGTCTACGGGACCCGCTGGTTCGAGCTGGTGCTCGCGCTGCTCTGCCTGAACCTGCTGCTGGTGCTGTTCAAGAACCTGCCCTACCGGCCTCGCCAGACCGGCTTCGTGATGGTCCACGTCGCGATGATCTGGATCCTGATCAGCGCCGGCATCACGCGCTACTTCGGGCACGAGGGCGTCATGCCGATCCGCGAGGGCTCGTCCACCGACTTCGTCTGGTCGCGCGAGACCCACCTGCAGCTCGTGAGCGGCGACGAGACCGCGTCGTTCCCGGTGCAGCTGTACGCGCCCGGCAAGCAGTCCATCGCGCACTCGGTCAAGCTCGGCGGCCAGAAGTACCGGCTGTCGGTGCTGGAGTACTGGCCGCACTACTCGCTCACCTACCAGCCGGCGGACAGCGGGCCCGCCGCCCTGCAGATGACGACGGTGGGCGAGCAGGGTCCCGAGGCGCTGATGCTCGTGGCCGGCAAGCCGCAGCGGGTCGCCGGCACGACCCTGCAGCTCGTCGAGGGCGATCCCGGCACCGGCGGCGCCGGCCTGGTCTTCGCCCGCGCCGCCGACGGTTCCGTCTCCGCGCTCCCGTCGCAGCCCATGCAGCGGATGGACATGGCCAGCGGCGAGATCGAAGCCGATCTGCCCGCCGGCGCGCCCTTCCCGGTCGAGGAGCTCGTGCTCTACCGCGTGGCGGACGGCGGCTTCCAGTTCGTGCTGCAGCAGAACCACCCGCACATCGAGCTGAAGCCGGCCCCGAGCGAGGACGAGCACGATCCGGCGGCCGCGCGCATCGCGGTGACGGGCCCCCAGGGCGCCGCGACCGAGACCGTGGTCTACAAGGACGACGGCCGCGGCGAGGAGATCGACCTGGGCGGCCGGCCGGCGCGCGTCGTGCTGGGCTCGATCAAGCTGCCCCTGCCCTACAGCCTGCACCTCGACGACTTCCTGCTGGTGAACTATCCCGGCAGCCGCAACCCCGCCAGCTACGAGAGCCACGTGCGGCTCATCGACCAGGAGAAGGGGATCAGCGGCCGCCCGGTGCGCATCTACATGAACCACCCCCTGACCCACCGCGGGCGCAAGCACTTCCAGTCCTCGTACGACACGGACGAGAAGGGCACCGTGCTGTCGGTGAACTACGATCCCGGCAAGTGGCCGACCTACCTCGGCTACATCCTGATCTCGCTGGGATTCGTGCTGATCTTCGCCCGGGACCTCATCTGGCCCGTGAAAACCGAAGCCGACGACACCAGGAGGACGCGATGA